Below is a genomic region from Actinomadura sp. NAK00032.
GCTGCAGGCGCAGTGCTTCGCCGGCGCGTTCCTCGGCTCGGAGCGCTCCACGCTGCCGATGACCCGCGAGCAGTACGTCGCGATGATCATGGACGTGCGGGGCCGCGGCGAGGACCGCAAGCCGGTGGCCGAGCGCGACCACGGCTCCGGCCGCCACTACGCGGGCTGGGTGATGACCGGCTTCAACGGCCGCGACCTGACCGTCTGCAACACCTGGATCGCCCCCGGCTCCAAGGTCAGCTGAACCCTGCCGTTGACCGCCACTCCCTGCCGGTGACCTCGTTTTTCCGACCTTTCCGGCATGTGAGGCGATTCACCACGAAGTGCTAGCAAGGGCGCTTGCAATTGCAAGCACCGTGACGCATGGTGGAGGCATGGCCACTTCGAAGGTCGGCTCCATCGGGGAGTACATCCGGGAGCAGCGGACGCGCGCGAAGATCTCGCTGCGCCAGCTCGCCGACGTCTCGGGCATCTCCAACCCGTACCTGAGCCAGATCGAGCGCGGCCTGCGCAAGCCGAGCGCCGAGATCCTGCAGCAGATCGCCAAGGGGCTGCGGATCTCCGCCGAGGCGCTGTACGTGCAGGCCGGCATCCTTGAGGACCGCGAGGCCGACACCGACGTGATGGCGGCCGTGCGGGCCGACCTCCTGCTCACCGAGCGGCAGAAGCAGGTCCTGCTCGACATCTACGCGTCGTTCCTCAAGGAGAACGAGGCCACCGGAGCGACCGGCACCGGGTTCGCCGACGCGGCGGCCCCGGACGACCGGCCCGCGCCGGCACCACCAGAGCCGCACGAATCCCATGGAAAGGAAGAGGTCGGATGACGCTGGCCAGCAACCTCCGAGAGAACAAGGCCGTCTACACCGTGGCCGGCGCCGGCGACTTCGCGGTGGAGAAGCTGCGCGAGGTCCCCGGGCAGGTGGACCGCTACCGCGAGCAGGTCCGCGAGACCGTGGACCGCTACCGCGGCGAGGTCTCCCGCTACCAGCAGCGCGTCGAGGCCAAGGACCTGCCGGGCGCGGCGGTCGCGTACGCCACGCACTTCGGCACCCGCGCCGTCGAGTTCATCGACGAGCTCAGCGAGCGGGGCCGCAAGGTCGTGAACCGCGAGGCCGTCCAGGTCGCCGAGGCCACCGAGCCCGAGCCGAAGCCGGTCACCCGGACCCGCACCGCGCCGCAGCGCCGCGCCAACGGGACCGCCCGGCAGTCCCGCACCACCGCGAAGAAGTAACGGCGCCGCCGTGAGGGCCCGGCCGGGAACATCCGGCCGGGCTCCTTCGTCTGTTTCAGCAGGCCGGTCCGTTCCGGCGGGCGGGTCTGTTCCGGCGGGCGGGCCGCGCGGCGGGCCGCCCCGCTGGACAGGGCGCATAGGGTTGGGGTAGTTAGACGCCGTGTGAGCGACGAGCCGTGTGAGCCACAAGCCGTGTGAGCGACGAGGAGTCGCCGTCCGAGACGAGCAGGAGCGCTGATAGCCGTGGAGGGCTTCAATGTGCTGGACTACTTCTTCTGGCTGCTGCTGATCATCGCCTTCGTGATGGAGGCCTGGGCGCTGGTCGACTCGCTGACCGTGCCGGAGGGCGCCTACGCCGCGGCGGGCAAGTGGCGCAAGCGGCTCTGGATGATCGTGCTGATCGTCGCGACGGTCGTCGGCGCCGCGTACGCGGTCGCGCCGGCGGCGCTCGGGGCCAGCCCCATCGCGCTGCTGATCGGCATCCTGCCGGTCGCCGCGTTCATCGCCGCCGCCGTCTACCTGGCGGACGTCCGGCCCGCCGTCGCCCCGTACAAGAAGAAGAACGGCGGCCGCGGCGGTTCCCGATCAGGCCCGTACGGACCCTGGTGACCTCTACCGTGAGGTCATGAGCGAGACCCTCGGACGCACCACCCGGCTGGAACTGGACGATCAGGCGCTGCGCGACTGGGAGGCCGTCGTCCTCGACGCGGGCCCGGACGGCATCGTCCTCGACCGCTCGGCCTTCTACCCCGGCGGCGGCGGGCAGCCGCCGGACCACGGCGTCCTGCTCTGGCAGGGCGTCCAGACCCGGATCGCGGGCGTCCGCAAGGGCGACGACCTGGTCCTCATCCCGGTGGAGGACGATCCGCTCCCGCCGGCCGGCACCGTCGTCCAGGCCGCCGTCGAGGACGATCGCCGCACCGCGCTCATGCGCACCCACTCGGGCCTGCACCTGCTGTGCGGGGTGGTGTTCCGCGACTACGGGTGCCTGGTCACCGGCGGCAACATGGAGCCGCTGACCGCCCGGATGGACTTCGACCTCCGCGAGGTCCCGCCCGGCTTCAAGCAGGCCGTCGAGGACGCCTGCAACGCCGAGGTCGAGGCCGACCGCCGCATCGACACCAGGACGCTGCCGCGCGCCGAGGCGTTCGAGATCCCCGACATCATCCGCACCGCGACGAACCTGGTGCCGCCGGAGGTGTCGGACGTCCGGATCGTCGACATCGTCGGGCTCGACACGCAGGCCGACGGCGGCACCCATGTCGGCTCCACCAAGCAGATCGGCCGGATCACGGTCGCCAAGGTCGAGAACAAGGGCCGCGGCTTCCGCCGCCTCCGCATCAAGATCAGCGACTAGCGGCGAAGGGCCGGGCCGGGCACCGGCGGCGGGCGCCTCCGCCGCCGGTGCCCGACGATTCAGGGGGCAGGGCTGCTCTAGGGGGACGGCCGCGACAGCGCGTCGACCGAGACCAGGCCGTGCTCCACGATGTCGACGGCGCGGTCGAGCGCCGTCCGCATCGACAGGGGGTCGTAGCCCTCGCGGCGGCAGTGCGCGACGACCGCCTGCATGCCGCCGATCGCGATGCCGGACGCGGCGACCGCGTCGATCTCGGAGATGCCGGGGCACAGCTCGCGCAGCAGCGCCTCGATCGCCTCCTGGGCGTCGGTCATCCGCTGCAGCGCGCGGGCCCGCAGCGCGGGACGCTCCAAGACGAGGGCGATTTGCACGGGCCCGTAGTCGCGGTGCTCCGCCACGACCGCGTTGAGGACGTCCACGATGCTGCGCCGGATCGTCTCCATCGGGGTCTCGCCCGGGGTGCGGCGCAGCCGTTCGGAGACCTCGGCCAGCCGGTCGTCGATCTCGGCGAAGACCACGTCCTCCTTGGACGGGAAGTAGCTGAAGAACGTGCGGGGGGCGACGTCGGCGGCGGCGGCGATGTCGGCGATCGTCGTCTCCTCGTAGCCCCGCTCGGCGAAAAGGCGCAGCGCGGCGGTCGCGATGGCCTGCCGGGTGCGCAGCTTCTTGCGCTCGCGCAGACTCGGCCGCTCCGTCCGCTCCGTCCCCGCGCCGATCCCCTGCCCCTCACCGGCTTGGCCCGCGCTCATGTGACGCACATTACCACGAATGCAAAGTTGCACGTATTGCAAATCTGCACCGATGGGTGTTCTCTGCGGACATGGCGCGATTCCTGGACGCACTGGGGCGTCTCTGCGTGCGGCGGCGGCGCACCGTGTTCGAGCTGTGGGTCGCCGTCATGCTCGGCGCGGGCGTCCTCGGCCTGACGCACGGCGGCATGTTCGTCCAGCAGAGCACCCTCGCCGGCACCGAGACGCAGCGCGCCATCGACACCCTCCGCCAGGACTTCCCGGCGATGACCGGGCCGACCGCGACCGTCGTGTTCCACGAGACCCGCGCCGCGAGCCCGGCGGACTGGCGGGTCGCGCTCACCATCGGCCGGTCGATCGAGAACATCGGCAAGCTGAAGCGGGTCGCGTTCGTCGAGAACCCCTACGCGCAGGGCATGGGCGGGCTGAAGGACGACAACGCGGTCGTCGTCCGGCTGAACTTCACCGGCACGATGAGCGACGTCTCCCACGCCGACCTCGACGCGCTGAACCGCGCCGTCGAGCCCGCGCGGATGGCGGGCCTGGAGGTGAAGTCCGGCGGCATCACCGCGATGATCCTCAACCAGCCGAAGGGCGGGCCGCAGGAGGGCGTCGGGATCGTCCTCGCGCTGGTCGTGCTGCTGCTGGCGTTCGGGTCCTACCTCGCGGCGGGCATCCCGATCCTGGTGTCGCTGTGCGGGATGGCCGTCGCCTACTCGCTGATCCACTTCTCCGCGTCGCTGTTCCAGATCGCGCCGACCGCGCCGATGGTCGCCGCGATGCTCGGCATCGGCGCCGGGATCGACTACGCGCTGTTCATCGTCACCCGGTACCGGCAGCAGCTCGCCGAGGGCGACGACGTCGAGACCGCGGTCGGCCGGGCCATGGCGCACTCCGGGCACGCCGTGGTGTTCGCGGGCGGCACCGTCGTGTTCGCGATCTGCGGGCTGTTCCTGTCCGGGATCGAGTTCATCGGACGTATCGGCATCGCCACCGCGCTCGCCGTCGCCGTCATGGTCGTGGCCGCGCTGACGCTGCTGCCCGCCGTGCTCGGCGCGCTCGGCACGCGCATCGACCGGTACCGGCTGCCGCGCGTCCGGCCCGACCGCAGTTCGCGCCGCTGGACGGCCTGGGGACGGCACGTCGACCGGCACGCGTGGCCGTACGCGATCGTCGCGACGCTCGTCCTGCTGGCGCTGTCGATCCCGACGCTCAGCCTGCGGTTCGGCGTGATGGCCGACAGCATGTCGTCGCCGAAGATGGAGGCGCGGCAGGCCTACGACATCGTCGCCCGCGAGTTCGGCGCCGGCCACTACAGCCCGTTCGT
It encodes:
- a CDS encoding helix-turn-helix domain-containing protein; translation: MATSKVGSIGEYIREQRTRAKISLRQLADVSGISNPYLSQIERGLRKPSAEILQQIAKGLRISAEALYVQAGILEDREADTDVMAAVRADLLLTERQKQVLLDIYASFLKENEATGATGTGFADAAAPDDRPAPAPPEPHESHGKEEVG
- a CDS encoding DUF2516 family protein; protein product: MEGFNVLDYFFWLLLIIAFVMEAWALVDSLTVPEGAYAAAGKWRKRLWMIVLIVATVVGAAYAVAPAALGASPIALLIGILPVAAFIAAAVYLADVRPAVAPYKKKNGGRGGSRSGPYGPW
- a CDS encoding alanyl-tRNA editing protein, which codes for MSETLGRTTRLELDDQALRDWEAVVLDAGPDGIVLDRSAFYPGGGGQPPDHGVLLWQGVQTRIAGVRKGDDLVLIPVEDDPLPPAGTVVQAAVEDDRRTALMRTHSGLHLLCGVVFRDYGCLVTGGNMEPLTARMDFDLREVPPGFKQAVEDACNAEVEADRRIDTRTLPRAEAFEIPDIIRTATNLVPPEVSDVRIVDIVGLDTQADGGTHVGSTKQIGRITVAKVENKGRGFRRLRIKISD
- a CDS encoding TetR family transcriptional regulator, yielding MSAGQAGEGQGIGAGTERTERPSLRERKKLRTRQAIATAALRLFAERGYEETTIADIAAAADVAPRTFFSYFPSKEDVVFAEIDDRLAEVSERLRRTPGETPMETIRRSIVDVLNAVVAEHRDYGPVQIALVLERPALRARALQRMTDAQEAIEALLRELCPGISEIDAVAASGIAIGGMQAVVAHCRREGYDPLSMRTALDRAVDIVEHGLVSVDALSRPSP
- a CDS encoding MMPL family transporter encodes the protein MARFLDALGRLCVRRRRTVFELWVAVMLGAGVLGLTHGGMFVQQSTLAGTETQRAIDTLRQDFPAMTGPTATVVFHETRAASPADWRVALTIGRSIENIGKLKRVAFVENPYAQGMGGLKDDNAVVVRLNFTGTMSDVSHADLDALNRAVEPARMAGLEVKSGGITAMILNQPKGGPQEGVGIVLALVVLLLAFGSYLAAGIPILVSLCGMAVAYSLIHFSASLFQIAPTAPMVAAMLGIGAGIDYALFIVTRYRQQLAEGDDVETAVGRAMAHSGHAVVFAGGTVVFAICGLFLSGIEFIGRIGIATALAVAVMVVAALTLLPAVLGALGTRIDRYRLPRVRPDRSSRRWTAWGRHVDRHAWPYAIVATLVLLALSIPTLSLRFGVMADSMSSPKMEARQAYDIVAREFGAGHYSPFVVVAKVPGEEKRAKPKRVVPTVDGRAGLSGLTGPSGARPSPSPSPALPKGAPDQTKKPDKDAVLIGQELQRRLSEASGVVFAAAPVVTGKTAIVQVIPRDAPHAESTTELVRHLRDVEIAAVRDAHPGTEIYLGGENPAIIDLAATVGDRMLTVVVAVVGVALLLLVIAFRSIIVPVKAALMNLLSIGASFGVVTAVFQWGWGVELLGVDQAIPIMSFIPLFMFALIFGLSMDYEVFLLSRIKEEYDRTGDPHESVVVGIGATARLITSAALIMIFVFASFVPQPDPMVKMMALGLAVAVAMDATIVRLVLVPALMSLLGHANWWWPGRGRPAVPPTPQPPPEPVAEQLELELTT